The genomic DNA ACACATGACTGGGGACGAGGCCCTGCAGACCTTGTCCGCAGTGATGAAATCCAGAGTCCGCGCCACCGACGTATGCGCCCGAATCGGGGGCGATGAATTCTGTATTCTTCTCGATTCCGTGGATCCGTTAGGCCTCGAAATGTTAAGCGAATCCCTTCGGAAAGGAGTGGAACACCAGGCCTTATCCGAAGAGGACGAATACGGAAATCCGATTTACGTCACCGTATCGATAGGCGCCACAATTCTACCCTTCGATCAGGATTTTACGTTCGACGATCTATACCAGTCCATCGATTCCGCTTTGTACGAATCCAAAGGCGCGGGAAGAAACAAGGTTACGATCGTAACCGCCCGTAAGCTGGAAAAAAAAAGAGATAAAACCTCTACTTCTTGGCCGCGGGAAGTTCGTATATATAGGTAAGTTCGCAATACTCCCCATCGCCGAAGTACGTCTGGGCCTTTTGTTCCAAAAAAAATAATCTGTGCTTTTGGTTTGGCTCCAACTCGTCCAGCCTTTGAGTCACCTGCAACTTGGCCGCTTCGCAGGAGGACTTTTTCATTTTAAAAAAATCCTGCTCTTCTACGGAAACGGTGGAGGCTTTTCCGACCGCATGAAACTCGTATTTATGAGGTCCTAAGGTGTTCACCGTAACGCCCGTCTCCATATGAAGCCTTTCTTTGTGCGTTCTAAAACAAGAGGAAAAAAGAAAGGATCCTGCAAAAAGCAGAATGAAAAGACGGGAAAGCACGAAATCTAGGCCAAAACTCATACCGAAACTCCTTAACACATCTTTCGAAAATAACAATATTCTTTTTGAGAAATCAAAGTACGCTTCTCTTATCAGGAAAGCGTGGGAGAAAATTCCCGCCCTTCGTACCGATCGTAGTTGTAGAGAAGGTCTCTCCGTTTCGGCTGAAAACCGCCGTCTTCGAGGAATTTCAAGGCTTCCTTTTCCGTTTTCAACCCGAAAGAGCGAAGCACATTTTCCTCGATCACCACGGAGGAGATATCATCCGCTCCGCAAAAAAGCGCGAGTTGCCCCACTCCCTTTCCCAAAACCATAACGGAAGTTTCAATATGCTGAATATTATCCAGAAAGATACGGCAGATTCCCAGTACCTTCAGATATTCCGTGGTGGGGACGGAACGCACCTTGAAACGCTTGGTCTGAGGCTGAAAAGTCCAAGGGATAAAGGAAAGAAAGCCCCCGGTTCTATCCTGTAAATTCCGGACCACGGTGAGGTGTTCTATCACTTCCGCTTTCGTCTCCTCAGAACCGAAAACGATATTCGCACTTCCGGGCAAACCCACTTCGTGACAGATTTCCATTGCTCGCACCCATTCCTGTGTACTCGCTTTTTTGGGAGAAATGATATTGCGCATCCGATCCGTCAGGATCTCCGCGCCGGCGCCCGGAACGGAATCCAGTCCGACACCTTTTAGAATTTCCAGGACTTCCGCCAAAGGTTTTCCGGTGATCTTTTCCAGATTGATGATTTCCACCGGAGAAAAGGCGCGAATATGCATGGTCGGATATTTTTTCTTAACGGAGGAAATCACGTCCAAATAATAATCGAAGGGAAGGTCCGGATATACACCTCCCTGCAAAAACATCTGGTCCGCTCCTTCCGCGACCGCATAATCCATCTTTTCCAGGACTTCTTCCTTCGAAAGCACATAGCCCTTGCCGTTTCCGATCTCGTCCATAAACGAGCAAAAATTGCATTCCACATTGCAATAATTGGTATAGTTGACTACGCGAAACATGGTATAGCTCGCGGAAGTGAGGGGAAGAATTCTGCCCCGAAGCTCCCTTGCAGTTGCCATGATTTTTAAAGGATCTCCGTTCTCGTACAATTCCAGGGCTTCAGCGGGAGAAATCCTTTCTCCATCCAAAGCTTTTTCTAAGATAAAATCGGAGGGTTGGTTCTGGAAGATTTGTCTCATTCTGGTATTGGCTTTTCCGTACTTCTTCCTTTCAGACTTTTCCTGTACCCGAAAAATGCGACTTCTTTTTCCATCTTTGATTTCAGAAAGGTAGGTTTTGCGACTAATTCTCGATTAATACAAAAAACATCCGTACCGATCTCTTACCTCATTCCGAAATAGCGCTTCCGAGAGAACGAAAACCCGATTCCTATGTCTTGTCGTATAGAACGGGCGTTACGCTAATTTTTCCTGGACAGGGTAATTCGCGATCGTTACGGTGCTTTTGAAGACCATCCAAAGACAAAGGTACTACTGAAAGATTATGACTATATCTAAGATCGCCTTCCACGTGATATTCACGGCTATGTTTGCAGTGGCGAACTTCGTATTCGTTCGCGCGGTAATCTACCGTCTCAAACTCGTTTTCAACGGTAGAAAAGCTGCCGGAACCGAAGACTTCCGGGAACATCCGAACTGGGCATTCCGAATCAAAAGCTTTCTCCTGAACGTTATCTTGCAGAAAAAGAACTTCAAAGAACCTCTTCGCGGGATCATGCATGCGTTCATCTTTTACGGATTTGTCACCTACCTATTGCATACCTCGAGCCAGATGGTTGCGGGAGTGTTCGGTTACGGACTGGAAGACGGTTATAAATTCTCTTTAGTCGGCGCCATATTCGGAGATACCGTCAACTTCGTATACGAGTATGTCCTACAATTCGTATCCGTTCTCGTCTTAGTCGGCTTGGGATTCTTCGCATGGAGACGTTGGGTCCAAAAGGCGAAAGGCTTGGACGTTCATTCTCCCGCTTCCGCCATCGTGATTGCGATGATTTCCATCCTGATGGTTTCGACTTTGCTTGGCGAAGGAGCCAAAGCGGTCGGAGCGGAATACGCGGATCCGATCCACGATGCCGCCCCGATCGCGGCAGGAATCGGAGTCGTTTGGCAGGCAATCGGAGTGGAATATTCCACTGCGGATTTGGTCGTCCAAATCATGTGGTGGACTCACATTCTCGCGGTCTTCGCGTTTATGCTCTATGTTCCCACCTCCAAGCATGCTCACTTGATCTTCGCACCTTTTAACTATTTCCTACAATCGGATACCCCGAAAGGCGCTCTCTCCAAGTTGAATCTAGAGGACGAAACCGCAGTTTGGGGAGTGAACCGGACGGAAGACTTCCCTTGGCCGAACCTTTTGGACGGCCTCTCCTGTATCGAGTGCGGTCGCTGCCAAGTGCAATGTCCCGCAAATCGTACCGGAAAAGTTCTGAACCCGAAAGCGATCATCGTGGAATTAAAACACGCGCTCATGGAAAAGATGCCGGAAGTCGCCAAAATTCGGGACACCCAACCGGAAGGTACTGCCGAGGCGGTTGCCGCACTGGACACTTCTGTGATCAACCAATATGAGGGACTTTCCGAAGAAGCACTCTGGGGTTGTACTACTTGCTATGCTTGCGTAGAAGCTTGTCCTGTGGGAAACAACCAAGTGAACGCAATCATGGAAATGAGACGTCACTTGGTTTTGGCGGAATCCAAGTTCCCGACGGAACTGCAAAACGCATTCGTAAACATGGAAAACAATTCCAATCCTTGGGGAGTCGCCGCACATTCCCGCGCGGATTGGGCGGAAGGGCTAGGAGTAAAAACTCTCGCGGAAGATTCCAACGTGGACGTGCTCTATTGGGTCGGCTGTGCGGGAGCGTACGACGATCGCAACAAACGGATCGCCCAATCCTTCGTAAAAATCCTCCAAAAAGCGGACGTAAAGTTCGGAATTCTGGGAACGGAGGAAGGATGCTCCGGAGATTCTGCTCGGAGAGGCGGAAACGAATATCTCTACCAAACGTTGGCACAAGCAAACGTCGATACGATGAACGGATACAACGTTAAAAAGATCGTAACCGCTTGCCCTCACTGCTACAATACGATCAAAAACGAATACCCGCAATTCGGAGGAAACTTCGAAGTTGTCCACCACTCGGAGTTCATCAACGAACTTTCCAAAACCGGAAAGATCGACGTCGGTGTGGCCGAAGATGCGAACGCAGGCAAGTACACGTACCACGACTCCTGCTACATCGGACGTTATAACGACAACTACGAGAATCCGAGAGACGTGGTGAAAAAAGTCTCCGGAGGAAAGTTGGCGGAACCGTCCGACCACCATACCAAGGGCCTCTGCTGCGGAGCGGGAGGAGCTCAGATGTGGATGGAAGAGCAAAACAACGATCGGGTCAATTTCAAACGAACCAACCAATTGCTCGATACCGGAGCCACGACGATCGCTACCGCTTGTCCTTTCTGTATCACGATGATTACGGACGGGGTAAAACAAGAAGGAAAGATAGAAGAAGTAAAAGTGAAAGATATCGCGGAATTGGTTGCGGAAAATCTAAAATAGACGGCAAGCACCAACCGGTGATCATTCCTTTGGGAAAGCCTCCGATTTTCGGAGGCTTTTTTATTCAGGAAACGGTCTCTTTTCCGTTTTAAAACCAGGGAAGGATTCCCTCCCTACTCCCGGGAAACTGTTCTAAAACGATCGGAATAAAAAAAAGCGGAACAAGTCCGTCCCGCCTGAATCATCTGGTGCAAATACGGTACATACGACGGAACGAAGACGAGAACCCTACGGAAGATTCCGATTTTTTAACGGGAAAAAGGGGATTTTTCCACCAAAACCGAATGGCGACGGAATCCTTGCTTTTGCCCCAAACGCCCCCCGAATTCCCGGAAGGGAGCCTTAATTCTTAAGTTTTTTGCTCAGGCGGTCGTACAGGGTATTTTCCACATCAAGCAGAGTCTGTTCCCCGTTATTAAAGATGGAATGTCCTTTTAAGATCGCTTCCCAGGCGATGACACCGCTCTCGATATCCACCGCTTTTACGATCACTTCCGCTATAAAATGAGCTCGTACTGCCTTTTTGGCAACGTTATAATGGGTGATCTTTCCGAAGAGGGCGTAATTCGCATTCAGTAGTTTTCCTATATTCAAGCCGTCACTTTCCGCCAAGCCGGTCTTACTGAACGTCATTTCGTTTACCAATTTGTCGACCCGACTTCTCTCCAATACGGTCAACCCGGTTTTGACCAATGCCATTTCCGCCTTTTCCCGATTCCGGTCCTCGATGATCTTACGACGGTTTTCCACAGCTTGCTTCAATTGCAGTCCTTCCGCCATGTCGAAAGGGAAAACGATGTATTTGTCCTTTCCCGGTTGGGAAATTCCGACTTTCCCCACGGTGACTTGCACTTCATATCTAGGCAATGCGCTCCGGCAATCCAGAAAGAGAAGGAGAGAGGAAACCAGGAAAGGGATATAAGGAAGGATTTTTTGATTCATGTGTTCTCCAATTCGATGTGATTCGGAAACGATGTCTCCGTGCCCGCTTCGTTCGAGCGGCGGAAAAACGGATCAATGCTTACCGCAATACCTGATTTTTCAATCCAAACTTTGTTCTCGGCGGAAAAAGTAGCGGTACCGATTTGCTAAGCGAAATATAGGCCGCGCAAAAATGGCGAACCGGGATTCGAGCAAAGGAAAGATCGGACCCTATATATTCCGTTTTCTTAATTCCTTTTCCGTCCGCGCAGTCGAAAAATCGGGTTTCAAAAAATTCGATTCAAAGCTTGGGAATCTCTTGGGTCGGATAATCCAAAAGCCGGATCTCCGGATTTTTCTTTTGAAAATACCCCTTTTCCCATTCGGAATCGAAGAGTAAGGCGGCTCTGCCGATGCTATCCGTAACGAGATTAGAACCGCTGGGAACCTTCCCCAAGTCCTCTGCCGGAAGCCAACAGGAAACTTGGTAAGGAAGGACATTGATATTGGTAGGAGCCCCATACTCGTCCTGCAACCTTCTGCGGAAAACCTCGAACTGCAATTGCCCCATCGCTCCGATCACGGGAAGTCCCCCGCCTACCGTTTGGGAGGTAAACAAATGCAGAATTCCTTCTTCCGCCAATTGTTCGATTCCCTTGCGAAAACTTTTTAAGGCCCCCGTTTCAACGCAGGACAAAGTAGCGAAAATCTCCGGAGCAAAAACAGGCAGAGGTTTTAAGTCCGGCACTTTCCCCGACGCTAGGACGTCTCCGATGGAGTACGTTCCTGGATTGACGAGTCCGATAATATCTCCCGGATAAGCCTCGTCCACGGTATTCCTGTCCTGACCGAAAAAGGCGAAGGAGGAGGAAAGCTTCACCTGTTTGCCCAACCTTCCGTGGTTCACGTTCAGTCCTCTCTCGAACTTACCGGAACAAACTCGCAAGAAAGCGATCCTGTCCCGGTGCGCCTTATTCATGTTCGCTTGGACTTTAAATACGAACCCGCTGAAAGGGGTCGTCACCGGATCCAATCTGGAACCGTCTCTTAACGGAAAGTACAACGGCGGAGGAGCGATTTCCAAGAAATGATCCAAAAACAACTGGATTCCGAAATTGTTCACCGCCGATCCGAAAAATACGGGAGTGATCTTGGATTCCAAGAATTCCGTTAGTGAGAAGGTTCCGATTCCGTCCTCTACTAATTCTACCTCTTCCCGAAACGCCTTTAGAACCCAATCCTCGAACATGGAATCCAGACTCGAGTCCTCTACTCCGGAGCTCTGGAATGCGGATTTTTGAGCTCCTCCCGGAGTTTTATCGTACGTGTAGATCTTTTTATCGATGCGGTTATAGACTCCGCTAAAATCCACACCCGTACCGATCGGCCAAACCATCGGTATCGCCGTGATCTCTAAGACCTTTTCGATTTCGTCCAGTAGCGCGAAAAGCTGCTTCGTGGGCCGGTCCATCTTGTTCACGAACGTAACGATGGGAATCCCACGATCCCTACATACTTTGAAAAGTTTGATCGTTTGGGGCTCCACGCCCTTTCCCGCATCCAGAACCATGACGGCCGTGTCTGCGGCAATCAAGGTACGATACGTATCTTCGGAAAAATCCTCGTGCCCCGGAGTATCCAGAAGATTCAAAACGTGGTTTTTATATTCGAATTGCAGTGCAGCGGAGGTGATGGAGATTCCTTTTTCTTTCTCCATCTCCATCCAGTCGGAGGTCGCTCCCTTTCGATTCTTCCTCGCTTTTACGGCCCCGGCGAGTTGGATCGCGCCTCCGTAAAGCAACAGCTTTTCCGTAAGAGTGGTTTTCCCGGCGTCGGGATGGGCGATGATCGCAAAGGTTCTCCTGCGTTTTGTCTCTTCTTCTACACTTCTTTGGGTTATCGCCGATTCAGACACTCTCCGTTTCTCCTTGCAAGGAATACGATTTTCCGGGCTCGGGCCTTGTCAGCACGAAAACCCCGGATTTATTCACGGATTCGTATCTATCCGGTAAACGCCTCGTAATCAGATTGCCCCATATTCCATTCTCGAAACTTCGAATTCGGACTTTCCTTCTTCCGAATGGAACGCTTTTTTCCCCGGAAAACACTCGGGAGGGGGAATCCCTCCTCCTATTTTTCCGTTTCCTTTTCCTCGCTTTTCAGGTTGTCTTGCATTAAGAGCCGTAGTTTTCTGGCCTTTGATCGTCGATAATATGCAATCGCCTAAGACCAAACATCTGATATCCTGGAAAGACTGGACCGATCACGAGGTCTTGGATCTGTTGCAGTTCGCGATCCATGTAAAACACCATAGAGCCAATTATTTGGGCCACATGACGGGGCGCACCCTCGCCATGCTCTTCCAAAAAACCTCCACAAGGACCCGGGTTTCCTTCGAAGTCGCCATGACCGAAATGGGAGGTCATGCGATCTATCTGGACTGGATGACTTCCAACTTCCTCCTTTCCGACATCGATTTAGAAGCCGAATATTTATCCCGGAACGTTTCCGTAATCATGGCGAGGATGAGAAAGCACGAAGACCTTCTACAATTGAAGGAAGGTTCCCAGGTGCCGGTCATCAACGGATGCTGCAATATGTTTCATCCCTGCCAATCCTTGGCGGATATATTGACCATCGCTTTGGATAACTCCAAGCCTCTTTCGGATCTGCAAATGACCTACATAGGAGTTCACAACAATGTAGTGAACTCGCTCATCGGAATCACTTCCGCGTTGGGAATGCGATTGACTCTCGTGACCCCGATTGCCGATCCCGAAAACATAGACGCGCCCACGGTGGAACAAGCCAAAAAGAAAGGCACCTTGTTCTGGGAGACCGATCTGATCCGAGCCGTGAAGAAAGCGGATTATATCTATACGGATACCTGGGTAGATATGGAGTTTTTTAACGATCCGAATTTCGCGGATAAGAAAAAGGCGAGAATGGAACTCATGATGCCCTACCAGATCAACGAGGCGCTTTTAAAAGAAACGAGTGCCAAAGTGATGCACGATATGCCCATCCATTCCGGATACGAGATAACGAGAGAAGTGGTCAGAAGTCCCCGCTCGATCATCTTCCAGCAGGCAGAAAACCGGTTAGACGCGCAGAAAGCGGTGATATTGCAGCTCTTAGAAGCCTAGGACAGGATCTCTAAAAATCCGTTGCCGGGAGGACCCGCTCCGAGAACGCTGTTCCCAAGAACGGCCGCGATCGGCTTTAAAAACGGAAACAAAGGTATTTCTATGTCCAAACAAACCCATCCCAAGGATGCGCTATTCGAAGGAGAGAAGCCCTTCCCCATCATTCCTGCATGCGAGCACTTTGCCGGATCCGAAAAACTGATTACCAAAGCTCTGGAACTCCAGAACAAACTCGGTGGCCTCTTCGACATCACGATGGACTGCGAAGACGGAGCCCAAACCGGAAAAGAAAAAGAACACGCGGAGATGATCGTCCGCATCCAGAACTCCGAGCTGAACAAGCACAATATGAGCGGGGTTCGTATTCACGATTATACCAACTCTTACTGGAAACAAGACGTCGACATTATCGTTCCTGGCGCGGGACAAAAGATCGCTTACATTACCATTCCAAAACCGACGAAAGCGTCTCAAGTCGAAGAGATGATCGGGTACATTCAAAAAGCGGCCCAAAAAGCTGGAATCAAACGTGAAATCCCGATCCACGTACTGATCGAAACCCACGGAGCTCTGTGGGATGTGGAAAAGATCGCAGCTCTCCCCTGGATGCAGGTCCTGGATTTCGGTCTGATGGATTTCATTTCAGGACACCACGGAGCCATTCCTGCGGCTTGCATGAAGAGCCCGGGACAGTTCGATCATGAACTCCTACGTCGCGCGAAATCCACCGTAGTGGCCGCCGCTCTGGCACACGGAGTGATTCCCGCCCACAACGTTACATTGGATCTCAAAAACCAGTATCAAACCTACAAAGACGCAAAACGTGCTCATGATGAGTTCGGCTTCCTTCGTATGTGGTCCATCTACCCCGCTCAGATCCAGGCGATTCTGGACGCGATGTCTCCGGACTATAGTGAAGTTCAGACTTCTGCGGAGATACTAGTAAAAGCCCAAGATGCAGAATGGGGTCCGATCCAGCACGCGGGAGACCTCCACGACAGAGCGACCTACCGTTACTTCTGGGAAGTGTTGCAAAAAGCGAAGATCACCGGAATCGCAATCCCGGAAGAAGCCTCAAAAAGATTCTTCTAATTTAAAAGGGAGAATCCATTTCGGAAAAGCCGCAGGTGAAATTGCGGCTTTTTTTATTCCCCACCCTACTCTGGGTGGGGGCCGGTGCGGTGGTACCCCGTCCAAAGCGACATCACAACGCGCTTAGCACGGATCCTTATTTATGTAAACCTTTTTCCGTAAAAATTGTTTGTATGAGGTCCTGCATGTAAAGTGCGCAAAAAGAAGTCGTGGATATCAATTTTTTGTGATGGAGAAATGGCGGGATTGTCTCACCACCCCACCCTACTCTGGGTGGGGGCCGGTGTGGTGGTACAGCAATGCCTATAGCACAAAACTTTTCCTTGGGCAAGCGATTTTGCTCGTCCCTTCTCTGTAGGAGCTCCCACAAAGACGGAACCGTGAATCTTATTTATTGAATCGATCGTTCAACTTTCCGATCAGCTCGGAGAGACTACGTTCCATATAATCCCAGGCCTTTTTGCTCATCGGCTCTAAGGGCATTTTTTTTTGGAGTTGTTTGAAGCGATCGAAGGATTCTCTGGCAAAATCCAGAAAACGACGAGGAGTGATTCCTAAGCGATCGAACTGCGCCTCGTTTGCATTGAATAGCTCGGCGACTCTTTCCCGGTACTCTCCTTCCAAAAAATAAAAACGAAGGTCCGACATGGACTCATCCATCGTTTTATAGATCTTGGAGCCGGGACCATCCTCTTTCTTAACGGACGCTGGGGGATCAGGTCTGACTATGATGACGCTTTTTGACTTTTCCTGTTCTTTTTTTGCGAGTTTCTGAAATTTCTCCCGTTTCAGAACATCGCTTAGAGTCGTTTTCTTCTTTTCCGCCAATGGTTTCGGACCCTTTTACGTTCTATGCATCGAAGACTCGATTCGAAACTAGCATATAAACTCGGAAAATTTGTGTCCAGTAGTTTACGCCGCTTTTTAGATTGGAGGACAAGACCGATCCCTATTCCCCTATCTTCCCGAATCGATTCGTACTCTCCGCATGAACCTTTAGACGAGAGGATCTTTTTCTCCCAACTTCCGGAGTTCGCAATTTTGTAGCCAATTGCATCGTAGACAGATCGGATCCTCCAGATTATAGGTCGGCGGCGGACAAAGATTCGTATCCTTGGCTTGGATGGGAAAGAGAAACTTCTTTTTTTCTTCCTTCGAGGCCAGAGACTCAAGAGTTGCGAGAAGGTCCTTGTTCTTACGGATTTGAATTTCGAAGGAATCCTCCAGGGATTCCGTTTTGGCCGGGATCTCCCGCCTTCCCCGTTTCAGAAACATAGGTCCCTTAAAAGGTTTTCCCCAATGAGAAAGTAGCCTCCATCCTAAGAATCCGAACACAGTGCCTCCCAAATGCCCCGAATTGCTCATCATTCCGAAAAAGGATTGATGACCTTCGTTTTGTCGGTACTGCAGAAAGGTAAAAAGGTCGTAAGCAAAACCCACCCCTACCAAAACCCAAGGAGCGTATTTCGCTCGCACAGGGGGAAAGACGAATCTCGCGTCCGGAAAAATCAGACCGAATACCGCCAGAATTCCGAATACGCCGCCGCTCGCGCCGATGGTAACCGTATGATAGCTATCCCAGGCGCTATATTCCGGAACCAAACCGGAGGCATGACCGATATATGCAAAAAGAAGAATAAAGATCCCGCCTCCGAGTTGGGACAACAGATAAATGGTAAAAAATTTCCATTCGCCTACGTAACGGCATACCCAGAAACCGAGGGTATAGAGACCGAACATATTCATTCCTATGTGTAGGAAGGGCATAAAAAATCCCTCTCCGACCACGTGCAGAAAACCGTAGGTGAACACCT from Leptospira fletcheri includes the following:
- a CDS encoding LIC11299 family lipoprotein; the protein is MSFGLDFVLSRLFILLFAGSFLFSSCFRTHKERLHMETGVTVNTLGPHKYEFHAVGKASTVSVEEQDFFKMKKSSCEAAKLQVTQRLDELEPNQKHRLFFLEQKAQTYFGDGEYCELTYIYELPAAKK
- the mqnC gene encoding cyclic dehypoxanthinyl futalosine synthase; translation: MRQIFQNQPSDFILEKALDGERISPAEALELYENGDPLKIMATARELRGRILPLTSASYTMFRVVNYTNYCNVECNFCSFMDEIGNGKGYVLSKEEVLEKMDYAVAEGADQMFLQGGVYPDLPFDYYLDVISSVKKKYPTMHIRAFSPVEIINLEKITGKPLAEVLEILKGVGLDSVPGAGAEILTDRMRNIISPKKASTQEWVRAMEICHEVGLPGSANIVFGSEETKAEVIEHLTVVRNLQDRTGGFLSFIPWTFQPQTKRFKVRSVPTTEYLKVLGICRIFLDNIQHIETSVMVLGKGVGQLALFCGADDISSVVIEENVLRSFGLKTEKEALKFLEDGGFQPKRRDLLYNYDRYEGREFSPTLS
- a CDS encoding heterodisulfide reductase-related iron-sulfur binding cluster is translated as MTISKIAFHVIFTAMFAVANFVFVRAVIYRLKLVFNGRKAAGTEDFREHPNWAFRIKSFLLNVILQKKNFKEPLRGIMHAFIFYGFVTYLLHTSSQMVAGVFGYGLEDGYKFSLVGAIFGDTVNFVYEYVLQFVSVLVLVGLGFFAWRRWVQKAKGLDVHSPASAIVIAMISILMVSTLLGEGAKAVGAEYADPIHDAAPIAAGIGVVWQAIGVEYSTADLVVQIMWWTHILAVFAFMLYVPTSKHAHLIFAPFNYFLQSDTPKGALSKLNLEDETAVWGVNRTEDFPWPNLLDGLSCIECGRCQVQCPANRTGKVLNPKAIIVELKHALMEKMPEVAKIRDTQPEGTAEAVAALDTSVINQYEGLSEEALWGCTTCYACVEACPVGNNQVNAIMEMRRHLVLAESKFPTELQNAFVNMENNSNPWGVAAHSRADWAEGLGVKTLAEDSNVDVLYWVGCAGAYDDRNKRIAQSFVKILQKADVKFGILGTEEGCSGDSARRGGNEYLYQTLAQANVDTMNGYNVKKIVTACPHCYNTIKNEYPQFGGNFEVVHHSEFINELSKTGKIDVGVAEDANAGKYTYHDSCYIGRYNDNYENPRDVVKKVSGGKLAEPSDHHTKGLCCGAGGAQMWMEEQNNDRVNFKRTNQLLDTGATTIATACPFCITMITDGVKQEGKIEEVKVKDIAELVAENLK
- a CDS encoding CsgG/HfaB family protein, whose product is MNQKILPYIPFLVSSLLLFLDCRSALPRYEVQVTVGKVGISQPGKDKYIVFPFDMAEGLQLKQAVENRRKIIEDRNREKAEMALVKTGLTVLERSRVDKLVNEMTFSKTGLAESDGLNIGKLLNANYALFGKITHYNVAKKAVRAHFIAEVIVKAVDIESGVIAWEAILKGHSIFNNGEQTLLDVENTLYDRLSKKLKN
- a CDS encoding peptide chain release factor 3 — translated: MSESAITQRSVEEETKRRRTFAIIAHPDAGKTTLTEKLLLYGGAIQLAGAVKARKNRKGATSDWMEMEKEKGISITSAALQFEYKNHVLNLLDTPGHEDFSEDTYRTLIAADTAVMVLDAGKGVEPQTIKLFKVCRDRGIPIVTFVNKMDRPTKQLFALLDEIEKVLEITAIPMVWPIGTGVDFSGVYNRIDKKIYTYDKTPGGAQKSAFQSSGVEDSSLDSMFEDWVLKAFREEVELVEDGIGTFSLTEFLESKITPVFFGSAVNNFGIQLFLDHFLEIAPPPLYFPLRDGSRLDPVTTPFSGFVFKVQANMNKAHRDRIAFLRVCSGKFERGLNVNHGRLGKQVKLSSSFAFFGQDRNTVDEAYPGDIIGLVNPGTYSIGDVLASGKVPDLKPLPVFAPEIFATLSCVETGALKSFRKGIEQLAEEGILHLFTSQTVGGGLPVIGAMGQLQFEVFRRRLQDEYGAPTNINVLPYQVSCWLPAEDLGKVPSGSNLVTDSIGRAALLFDSEWEKGYFQKKNPEIRLLDYPTQEIPKL
- a CDS encoding ornithine carbamoyltransferase, producing the protein MQSPKTKHLISWKDWTDHEVLDLLQFAIHVKHHRANYLGHMTGRTLAMLFQKTSTRTRVSFEVAMTEMGGHAIYLDWMTSNFLLSDIDLEAEYLSRNVSVIMARMRKHEDLLQLKEGSQVPVINGCCNMFHPCQSLADILTIALDNSKPLSDLQMTYIGVHNNVVNSLIGITSALGMRLTLVTPIADPENIDAPTVEQAKKKGTLFWETDLIRAVKKADYIYTDTWVDMEFFNDPNFADKKKARMELMMPYQINEALLKETSAKVMHDMPIHSGYEITREVVRSPRSIIFQQAENRLDAQKAVILQLLEA
- a CDS encoding HpcH/HpaI aldolase/citrate lyase family protein, with the translated sequence MSKQTHPKDALFEGEKPFPIIPACEHFAGSEKLITKALELQNKLGGLFDITMDCEDGAQTGKEKEHAEMIVRIQNSELNKHNMSGVRIHDYTNSYWKQDVDIIVPGAGQKIAYITIPKPTKASQVEEMIGYIQKAAQKAGIKREIPIHVLIETHGALWDVEKIAALPWMQVLDFGLMDFISGHHGAIPAACMKSPGQFDHELLRRAKSTVVAAALAHGVIPAHNVTLDLKNQYQTYKDAKRAHDEFGFLRMWSIYPAQIQAILDAMSPDYSEVQTSAEILVKAQDAEWGPIQHAGDLHDRATYRYFWEVLQKAKITGIAIPEEASKRFF
- a CDS encoding LIC11177 family protein → MAEKKKTTLSDVLKREKFQKLAKKEQEKSKSVIIVRPDPPASVKKEDGPGSKIYKTMDESMSDLRFYFLEGEYRERVAELFNANEAQFDRLGITPRRFLDFARESFDRFKQLQKKMPLEPMSKKAWDYMERSLSELIGKLNDRFNK
- a CDS encoding rhomboid family intramembrane serine protease, which translates into the protein MAKRNSGFSLKLFGFSIFHPLNLILIVNLLVWILLMLESGSGILTYFFGLNPSLLVEKGMVWQVFTYGFLHVVGEGFFMPFLHIGMNMFGLYTLGFWVCRYVGEWKFFTIYLLSQLGGGIFILLFAYIGHASGLVPEYSAWDSYHTVTIGASGGVFGILAVFGLIFPDARFVFPPVRAKYAPWVLVGVGFAYDLFTFLQYRQNEGHQSFFGMMSNSGHLGGTVFGFLGWRLLSHWGKPFKGPMFLKRGRREIPAKTESLEDSFEIQIRKNKDLLATLESLASKEEKKKFLFPIQAKDTNLCPPPTYNLEDPICLRCNWLQNCELRKLGEKDPLV